GTTGATAATATGCtagattcttttatttttattttgcagaaTTTGCCATCAACTAATTCAACTATAAGGACAGAGATTCCAATGGGACACTGAACTAAAAGATACACACATGTAACTGGACTACCTATAGACCACAGAGGACAAATCTGGTTTTATGACATCACAGAAAATGCCATATATGGAAAGATTTTCAAATTCCATCTGATGGTCAATTCTCCATCAAGTTTCCATGCATATTACATGTAATGGAAAATATTCCATCAGTTAAAATGTTCCATCAATTATCCATCAGATGGCAAAAATACCATCAATTATCCATCAGATGGAAATTATGCCATCAGTTTTCCACCATCATGAACACAAATTCCATCAAAAAATTTCCATCAACCATTTTCCATCATTGATGGAAAGCTGTTCCAATACTCCATCAAGATGATGGAATTTGTTCCATCACAAAATTCCATCATGTTTTTGATGGAAAATCTAGGGAAGGGTTAGAGAAACATTATTTAAAACTtgtaaattaaactaaatttgaatggttttacactagtatttttttgggGGCCTTATAGCTTGCCTTTCGGTGTGAGCCAACTCCATGTTGaggaccatactttgacctataatggtttacttttataaattgcaacttggatggagagttgtctcattggcactcatatctcAACTTCTTATACTGTGTATctatttataggttagacaatacttggtcatgttttatgaagatttaagcccaaggcgaagccgaaggcttaaatcttcataaaacatgaccaagtattgtctgaccaatttagaacatattcacactttcgagtgaccttacaaaattatcctttcccattgtaatattcaaacctaaataagagttcactttttataatgaacttctgtaaatgtaaaacataggtaatcaTCATTTCGATGGatggaatgaaatagcactgacatagtttgtgagGACCAAAAggataaaatgtttttcttctgcttcaggtaaaatttaatacatatatatcttgagttttttctttcaaataactAAAGCTTTTACTAGAAATTAGGCTGCTTGTTAGACTGGTAAGGTACACAAATATTTGTTCAACAGCTATTAACATTATTTCATTCACTTGCCTGAAATTTCCAATTATATAATTTCCTTTGAGCTCTACATATAAATTACAAACAACCATAAATGATGAATATATTTTACCTCCACTTTTTAATcccttttctataaaatttgctCCCTCCTCAAAATAAATGGAAAGATCAAAGTTCATTTGGTCTGTAGCTTCTAATCCCAGATACTCAATGTCAACTTTATGGTACATAACATCGTTTGCATTCACATGGTACTTGGAATTTCCTTGTGCCACATTAAGCAGATGAGTTATTCCCAAATTTCTCAGGCCTACTCTGCTTAGAGCTATTGTACTAAGAAAAAAAGATCAATGTCAAACATATTGCATCAGGAAAACAAGCTGTtgttagtttcttctgttacctacaTGTATTCTAACATCAGACTTAGACTTCttttaaattgagttttactatgcgtattgctatgtatttgtttattctatattggctagaggtataagaggagagttgagatctcacaaaacaagtTGAACCCCAATATATTTTTGCACCTGATCCAAGTCGGGAATCTCTGGCCAttggttagtcttgtatgttttttacatTTTGGTTCATGTATAAGCTTCATAGTTTAGTGTGTTACCATTTTCTCTGAACTAGTACattatgtaaacatttttttttggggCCTGCATAAGCCTGCATCTGAGTACTGGATTTTCTCAcagtgttgaagacctattggggGCCAtgagctgttatctgctctttgacacattccctgtttcaattctcaattatattcaattttttaacaATGTATGATAATTTAACTCATCTATGAAGCTGGTTATATTATATTAAGGATCTTtgaaaaaactgaagaaaaaaaaagatatacacatCAAAGAAACTTTAATCTGTATGAAACAAAATCAAtgatttcttttcaattttaatacaaaatatttttaggCCTTTGATGCTAATAACAGAAGTTGTAACTTACATGAATGGctaacctaaaaaaaaaacttgtaaaatCATGACTAATGCAATTAATCACTactactgttgattcatttattttccggGGTATCAATATTCATGGAATtttgaaaacttgcattttcttgGATATTTGATGTCATGGTTTaccaatctctgcatacaaagccttttaaaattgtaatttgttgaacatttgaatttgggGTTCACCTGTACCAATAAAATCCActaaaaattggtatccaacaaataattaGGAATACTCAGTTATTTTTCACTTACTCCTCTCCCAGATATAGATTTGGATATACTTCATCATAAGCAGTGGAGGGTAACATTGTAAGTCCACCAGTTGGAGCAGTGATCACATTTTGAAGTTCATCAACTGTACATTTTTCTTCATCCATTTCAATTGTTTTTCAACAAGACCAATTGTAATAAGTCACATTATAAAACACTGCaaaagataaaataatattttttttcaatagagGACTCAAGACTGGCAAATTCAGTACTACAATAAATAGATACATAAACATACTATTTGCACAGTATAATTAAGACAAACTAATAGAACCTTGGCTTAAATtgcatttattgtttatttggtttCATCTTGAatatgaactatttgccactggaattAAAGCAAAAACAATACATTCtaaattaatcaaattttataatgaatgaAATTATCTTATCATAGCAGAATTACTTaccacatgtacatgtatatgacaaaatACTTTATTCTtcaaaaagtacatttataataatTGCATGTGATGCTGTTCAAAGTgtgattaaatatatatatattgtaaatgttttatacatatgtttataaaaatgAAGGAATTTTGCACTGAAAAACTTGAGGAAGTTGTTTCGGTGTGACTAAATATGTGGCTTTAAATTTATTCTATTATGTCGCTAGAaattacagtcatgacagtgtcatgtttattttatttcttaaaagtATTTCATAGATGATGATGATAATGGTGGTGGTGATAGATGGCTTCCTGGTGTCCTTATTTCGTAGATTGTGTGCCTCACATGCATATCAAAGTATTTGTTTACACTGGGAAAAGTAActtgtatattcaatatttattttagtcCCACTGTCTAAATTTACAGTCACAGACTCACAGCTACCTTTAACTTAAGTCTGTTACAGATTTATTGATACGGGATACAGGCACATGTATGTATAATGACCTTTAAATTTCGATTTGTTCCTTATATAGTCTGTAATATAAGATAGATTTTTTGGCAAAGGAAACttaccaaaacaaacaaaacgaaAGTGAAACCGGAAACGATAACTAAATATGGTTCGGAGACGGACTATTTGGGTATTCCGGAAAGAAGAAATCTGTTAAAACTCCGATCGAATCTTGCTGAATAAATACGAATCACAAAATTCATCATGGTCCTCCTAATGTTCATCCCATAAATTGTAATTCCAGGGGCgcagctgccgttaggcactttaggcacgtgcctacacataattttttcacaaatatttttttttttgttaaaaaaaataataaacaacgttatatgtAGATGAACTCCAGTAAAGTTGTCACAActctaattatcgaatgtcatatgtacactagtctctcgtccttagtgaatggaatattggatagaattggatggttttttttatgtgtgtaccttatatagaagctataaactagaactttgatTAGGATCATTTTAATTCTaacaacaaaaacttgaatgaacctcaacttaaacACAgagttttttaattagttgttgtaAGCTTTGAACTAgcagctttccactttgtcttaacccgacttgccaatgttggtcgtccgtttggctgtgcaggatgtataataCGTAGTCACATCTGGTCAGTATGGGGACATTTGATAttatgcctagttgtagagagaatgccactctttgaggagttcgtagttggtctactgaaaggcaaagtttctgctcctatcggcaataatccctcattttccaatgcatggcattttcaaatttccagaccttcgtcctgtacaacacctattacaggactaagctccctgttgtgtttattgtaaataatcaatttgttttttgtttgttctaaacttgcataaatattttacactcattttttttaatgaaggatcgtcaatatgtactatcaattaagttaaacgtatatatcgatCATATAACcggaatagatttgaaaataccaaacagggtgtactactgtaaataattttttttaacgatttgattttccaattgtactgcgttatttaattcaccattcagatgttatggtaaattattcataatccttcgaacttttcatcatgtatattataattatcatgattaaataaccagaaaattttatatttttgtgcataaaattttgcagccaaAACGCTGAAATTTGTTTTCCGTCGGGGGGGGGGCTATGCCCCCCTGAACCCCCTACCAGGGCTCTGCCCTGGACCTGCTGGGGGCCTTAAGTGGCCCCAGACCCCCTGtcgatttgtgcctacagttgaatgaatatctagctacgcccctgaattCCGATGACAGAAGAACATGTTTTATATGAGGGTCTGGTTGGGTTTACAGATTAGAGAATAATGACCGTCCAAGATATTATGAATAGGCCTAGAGCAAATTGTCATTCATGATTAGGGGGAAATAGAGATGCAACACAGACAGAGAATAATGGTTTATAAAACTGTAAAGAATAactttggaaaataaaataatgataacaGTGATGGAGGATGTACAGAATAAAGAAATCGTACAATTTGAGAAAATCTGGCAACACTAAAGATCGATCTTTGGTCCAGTGTAAACGGgtaagatcgatcttcaatcggattTAAAAAGAGGTGGTTTTaaaaagatcgatcttatttgaatcgatcttttttttttttttttttggtgtaaacaCTTTAATCGATCGCGATCGATCTTTTTCAGGAGAATGTTATATTTAGATATTAAAATAAAGATCAGATcggttctttttatattgtagtgTAAAGTACTGGATTAAATAATATCGATCTCGATCTATCTTGCTTGTGCAATGTAAACGCGAACAGGGTCTTTTCAAaatcgattcaaataaagatcgattCAATTTCGTTGCCAGTGAAGACGGGGTCATAGGTCAGTTAGCGTCATTTTATATGACAAAGAAAAGTGTGTGCCACAGAATTTTAAAAATGCAGAAACTGAAGACCCAATTCCAGACCCTCTGTGACAATAGTTCATTTATTGACCCCTTCGATTATAAGTACACGATCACTTTTATTTACATGAtaacttttatttacaatttcttaaaaaaataaatcttggtGAAAACATGATTTTCCCCCTTCAAAACATCTGTTTTCTCCAATAAATGTGAACTCTAGTTCAAGGGAAATCTTGCTTATGTTGGCAGTGTTATGTCACAAAAAACACTGCTCTACTTGTAAACTCGGTGCATGTATAGTATATATGATGACACAATGTAAACGATGACAATCAAACAGGTTTTATCCAGCCTGAATGATCATCACTTGTCTTCAAAAGTTAATGGTCTTTGCTCTCGCATGATATAGATATTAgcagatgtgatatgagtgccaatgagatgactccatccaagtcacaatactagtatgtaaaagtaaaccattataggtcacaatacggtcctcaacacggagccttggctcacataaacagtaagctataaagggcataaaaaaatactagtgtaaaaccactcaaacaggaaaaccaacggtcttatatatataaaaaaacgaaaacaagcatacgtatgaaccacatcaacacacAACAACCAATGAACGTgaaattcctgacttgggacaggtggtAACGAATGAAATGGGTTTGAACGTTTTtgtaggtaccaaccttcacccttacctgaaataATGGTaaattaatcattaatatttgaTTGCTTAAAATTGTGACTAGTTGTTGGTGTGTAACACCACTTTCTACACAAAACAATGTGGTTATGTCATGTTGTGTTTTTGTGAGTGAGGAATGCGGAGCACagaatcatgtaaatatatataagaaagtATAAATGTATACTATAAGCAGGGCATATTCAAGATATTTTCTGTTCATTTTGATGAATTCTTTTTGAactggttatttgtgtcgtcggATTGTTGTCTGATTATGGTAAAGCCGAAAGATTATCACAATTCGGATTTCAAAGCTGAGTGGGTGATACTACAGTGTGGGAAGTCAATAACTTAAGCTTCTGTGTTTTGTAGAACCCATCTGAACTTTAGTTAGTGTAAATGTACATGTTGGATGTAGCGTTTATTGGTTTTTTATTATCGTGAGTTGTTGTGTAGGGTAGGTCGGACTATAGAAGATTGAGAAAAAACTGGAAAACTTGACCATGGTTACAAACTTGTTATTCATAAACTGATGCCCTGTACGAAGGTCGAAAAAGCGTGTTTCtgtttaaacaaataacaaattttagtttcatatttatttattttgcacAGTGATATCAAATCATTAACAATAAGCAATAACATTAATAACAAACAGTAGCACTAGATTAATAGTTCGATAGTCACTATATAGTTCATAACATTTTCTGCATAGCACGGCGACGTTTCTGACGGGCAATCTCAGTCAATGTACGTGTGTTGTTACTGCGGTTTCTTTTGTTCGCGAACCACTTCTTGACCTGCTCAACTGTAACATTACCCTGAACTGCTATCTGGTCAATGATTGTTCCTGATGGGTATGGATGTTCTAGATGATTTTCGTACCAGTCTTCCATCACACGGATAGCTTTCTTTGATAGTTGTGGGCGTGGTTTGATGATGGATGGTTGTTGTCGGACGACAGCCGTAGACTCCTCCAAAAGTGTCAGACTCTTCTCTACTCTTTCCATAATTTGATGTAACTGTGTATCGAAGTATCTGTTGAGTGATTTTTGGTAGTCAGCATAATAAGGCTGCTGATGCAGAGTTCGAAATCTGTCGGTTTCTACGATGGCTGCTTGGTACCGATAAAAGTGTGAAAGCTGTTTGACGTCTTGTGGAAATCTTGGCTCCAACTTGCTAAACCTCGATTGTAGTAATTGTTCTCTGTAGAATACATCTGGTTGTGGTTGAGTTGTCATGGTCAACATCAGCGAATCAGGCATTGAGTTTGTTGTAGGCTTGCATTCTTTAGCGAGCGCATACTGCAAATCTCCGAAAAATGGGTTGCTTGCAAGTGGGCTGTCTGGTGGTGGTGATCCTAGAAGACCAGATAGTGAATCGTTGAATCTGCTGTCACCACTCGGACTGAAGTATGAAGGTGTCGTTTGAATTGGTGATGGTCGACGCTTGTTAGTTGGTGTAACCATGGCTGCAGTTGACTGGAACTGACATGACTTATGGTATGCATAGTTGCTTGATATTTCATGGTTGTTATGTGCAGGTGGCGGAACTTCAGTAGACTGGTACTGGCAGGATGGTTCTGAAGCACCTTGATGCTGATCTGTGTTGCTGCTAACATTGGTACCAAGGTATTGATCTAGACAACAGCTGTCATTATCACTGCTTATGTCGTGGATGGTGGCAGCGACAACATCTGACAGTGTAGTTGTTGGTGTCAGGGTAAGAATATCTTGGTCGTAGATGGCAGCACTGGTAGTTGAGTTTTCCATATCAAATTTTGAGAAGTTACTTTCACAATTGGAAGACATTGAGTGAAAGATGACATGATGGCAATGAGTAATGACAGGGTATTTATTTGAGATGTTCCTGTCAGCTTGGGGTTTGTTCAGTGTTTCTATTGGCCAATCAAAAGTAACGTGATTGCTCAGATTAAAACAATCTCATTTCATTGGTTTGTAATAAGTGAAGACTTAAAATCTTGTCAAATTTTAATCAAACAATCATAATTAATCAAATTTGATTGGccctaaaagaaaaaaaaagaaaagtgaaCTTTGAAAACATTTGCGaacatatcagaaaaaaactgtaagacaaaaataaattaaaactgacgttttcagaaaataaacataaaaaaatatacaattgagTTAATCAAACACTATAATCCTTTAATAGGGAAAAATAAACGGAGAGGTGGTAAATAAAATGCTTACAATAAATGCAATAGTGatatcaatttaaacaaaacaggaatgaaatgaaataagttaaaaataaattttctattaCAATTGAAGTAAAGGAAGACTGTTTTAATTGTTGTTTCTTCATTTTTGACATTTACTGGGAGTTAAAAGCTTTTAGGTGAGGCTGAGTCAAAAGTCTCTCTAGCGTATACTTTTACTAcctaaaatatttattacaagcTGTGTTTAATGTGAAAATCTGTTTGGAACTTTTCAATGCCGAGACTTTAGACCATAGTACTTGTGTATTCAATAATTATGGAAACATTCATAGAAACTGGGAATGTTCACAGAACACTTGCATGTGCAATGTAAAACTACAGTCAGGAAAAAAACGTTTGTCTGTTGAAATTGTGACTGCACTATCCAAATAATTACGGCGGTCTtacattgtattttttgttatacaCTGTATTTGTTGTTAaacattgtatttgttgttatacaCTGTATTTGTTGTTAaacattgtatttgttgttatacaCTGTGTTTGACTTGttgttatacattgtatatgttgttatacattgtatatgttgttatacattgtatatgttgttatacattgtatttgttgttatacattgtatatggtattatacattgtatatggtattatacattgtatatggtattatacattgtatctggtattatacattgtatatggtattatacattgtatttgttgttatacattttatttgttgttaTACGTTGATTTTTtgggttatatttataaatcgaATAACTGATTCagataaattcaaaatataaaactgaCTGAGAAATAGTAAAACATGGTAGAGAATATATATCATAATGAACTATCATATGATTTTGCTTGATTCTCCTGAATATAAATCATTTGGACTAATGGTTATGATTTATTGTACTATTTATATTTTCCATGCCAATACacagtttttatttgtatttaaattatgTAATTGTTTGCTTAAGTGTTGCTTACATTGAATACATTTTATTTGGAATATTAAACTATAAGtttgtatttttctattttttgacaAGCTtgttttcagaagaaaaaaaatacttcttcTTTCATGTTAAGTGTGTCCTTTTGATTTTCAATCCAATTAAGATTTGAGCTAACAGTTGATTAATCTTCAAAATTTCAATTACTCCAATCAGGTTGTTTGGCTTGGGAgatcatttcaatttatttttcacacAAAATATACATGGCTTCCACAGAGATGCAATTAAGACACCAATCAAATTGAATATAACAAATCTAGCTTATTGATTAGTTTCAATACCAAGaagatttaatttcaatttatttttgcaaaagaaccccccccccaaaaaaaagaaaaaagttttttttttttttttttacagatttctCAAATATAAACAGTAGACATTTGCCTATTGCTTTAAACCGTATGTTAACATTACGGGGGGGGAGGGGGCTGTTGCTTCATTGGCACTCTATTTATCACATCATTGTTTTGCCACTGCATGGTTGTAGTTATTTTAAACATTAGTCTAGCGATGATTAATTCAGCTACGTATTAAAGTAAGACATTGGTGAATgctttaaacataaataaaagaagAAGTATGAttgttgatacattttttttttatataattttctatttggaaaaaaaatatagcatgTAGAtagattttgataaattttgtctTGGAACTTCTGTTGAAAAAGTATTTTATCCTATTTCATTTACACGACTTATTCTGTTTTCTTACAGCAGGTTGTCAATTTTACCGTTACGGGGTTGTAATTCGTAGCGAACATGGTATAGTTTAAGAAACTCATTGGCAACATGGACTTGTACAATTTATAGCAATATTCATATTCACACCAGTTttttagtttggtttttttttttgctctttctGTCCCTTTTTTCTATCTATCTCTCTCTcattctctttttaaaaaaatctatatggGCGTATACTGTTTGTTTCATATTTAgttctttgttttgatttttaatctAATTAGAGGATTAATCTTCAGGTTTGGCTTGGAAGatcatttcataattttattatctCACGAAACAAACGGCTTCTACTGCGATGTAATTAAGTCACTAATCAAATCAATTAATTACATTGACAAAACTTGTTAGACGGATACACTTTTTATCCATCCAAAATGTAGACAAAAAAGAATTGGTAACTGGCAACAATTGTACACATCCCGCCAAGAGGAATTCGAGACTTACCTATTGTTGAAGAACATGTATTGAAATTAATAAATGTGTGTGTGTTCTCTCTCAAAAGTGTCAGGATTTTCATCAGCAGTAGAGGTTAAttgtagaagtttaaattacgatTCTGTTCAGTTGGagcggaagataccaaaggtatAGTCAAACCCAATGTTTGGCATTGGTTATTTCACATTATGTTAAAGTCGATTAAAAATCTAACGCCAAAATGAGTCATATATATGTTTGCGCTTCTAAAGACGTCTCGCTCAAATATCTCTTTGATGATAAAGCAATTATTTTCCAGTGTATCAATAAATACACAGCGGATTTAAAAAACAAAGCATGGATTACATCTACAACAAATCTGTCTACCTGTTATAAGATTTCATTTCAGGTATGTCTGTTATGTTTTGTTCGATTTTATATCGAAATTTCAGTGAATACCTTTTTTATTCAGGTAGGTTTCGGTCAATGATTCTGGAGAGGTTCCATATTGGTACACTGCGTGCAATACAAGCTCTTGCCACAAGAACAGCAAAACCTGCGGTATACTTACTTCTCGGAGTTCTCCCTGTAGAAGCAGAAATTCACAAgagaaaattgacatttttacatTCCCTTACAACCTGCTCCaacaataaattaaaagaaatcatCAACAGACAAATTGCAGTGAACTTTGACAACAACAATAGCTTCTTCTTTCAAACTGCCTTATTACTAGCAAAATATAATCTACCGGATATCTTTGACAAAAACATTCCAATTCCATCAAAACTATCCTGGAAGAAATTAGTAAAAACAGAAATCTCATCCTTCTGGACCCTCAGACTCAAAGAGGAAGCTCACCAAATGTCATCTTTAAAATTCTTAAACCTCAACTTTGGCAATGCAAACTCAACTCATCCTGTATGGGACTCAGTAGAGCAGAATCTGATAGAGATTCGAAAAGCCTCGACTAAAGTAAGGATGCTGACAGGGACTTACATGGTGCAAGCCGACAAACACAAGTTCAGCCAATATACGATTGACCCCACATGCCTGCTATGCCACAGGGAAATAGAAGATATCTTGCATGTTCTTACACAGTGTCCTGTTCTATGCAATGAGAGAAAAGAATACTTCACACCCATTAAACAACTTGTGACTGAAAACTCTCCTCCTGGAACATGGGAACTGCTATTTAACAATAAACTAGCAGTTACGCAACTTGTATTGGACTgtacaaaatatatgaaacaacTTGGATTCAAAGAAGAGTTAATTCTTAAGCTAGAAACGTTTACCAGACACTTTTGTTTCAAGCTTCATTACAAAAGAATATCTCTACTGAAAAAGTTAGACGGCTGACAGTTATCATTAAGATATGGATGCTGAAACATAGACAATGAAAAAGTGAAATAGTAGataaacttttataaattatcatgaatGTTACTGTACATATAGATCACTATGTTTTGTAGCAAATATTCATTGTTATAAAGCTCTAAAAAAGCTATTTGCTGGTAAAATGATTGACTAATTATTTGA
Above is a window of Mytilus galloprovincialis chromosome 7, xbMytGall1.hap1.1, whole genome shotgun sequence DNA encoding:
- the LOC143082617 gene encoding dual specificity protein phosphatase 3-like, with protein sequence MDEEKCTVDELQNVITAPTGGLTMLPSTAYDEVYPNLYLGEDTIALSRVGLRNLGITHLLNVAQGNSKYHVNANDVMYHKVDIEYLGLEATDQMNFDLSIYFEEGANFIEKGLKSGGKVMVNCKQGVSRSATLVLAYLMIKCHMTAQEAVRTVRAKREIDPNEGFLQQICDLNESLKKAVHFDIPSS
- the LOC143081582 gene encoding uncharacterized protein LOC143081582; protein product: MSSNCESNFSKFDMENSTTSAAIYDQDILTLTPTTTLSDVVAATIHDISSDNDSCCLDQYLGTNVSSNTDQHQGASEPSCQYQSTEVPPPAHNNHEISSNYAYHKSCQFQSTAAMVTPTNKRRPSPIQTTPSYFSPSGDSRFNDSLSGLLGSPPPDSPLASNPFFGDLQYALAKECKPTTNSMPDSLMLTMTTQPQPDVFYREQLLQSRFSKLEPRFPQDVKQLSHFYRYQAAIVETDRFRTLHQQPYYADYQKSLNRYFDTQLHQIMERVEKSLTLLEESTAVVRQQPSIIKPRPQLSKKAIRVMEDWYENHLEHPYPSGTIIDQIAVQGNVTVEQVKKWFANKRNRSNNTRTLTEIARQKRRRAMQKML